The proteins below come from a single Holdemania massiliensis genomic window:
- a CDS encoding peptidoglycan bridge formation glycyltransferase FemA/FemB family protein: MNLQFCESITGKQLDEFTRSSSCNNIYQTEGWAQVKKEWSAKYVGMRQDGELCGAAMILFRSLPMGMKLAYIPRGPIMDYTNFEQMEFFLSSIRKFCAKQGAVECKFDPYLIIGSYELDQKEAAWNARSPIPQQLAKARAHFAGYTKLLSETVQPRFQLCFPYQENWETAFPKKTREKIHNSFAKGIQIEVWGIEHVHELAEMIEYTERRKNIHLRNEDYFRTIMENFGDQSCILAAHLHCDHALALVDQKQQGLRDHLHELDEKANKKRKQLEKQIADLDEEKAKLRQQAEEDGSDILVSALLLVHDGTTCELLYSGLNEKYRRYLAAYALRFRGIQWAFEQGCTRFNFGGVEGTLDDGLFIFKSSFVPKIDVYLGEFSLACKPLLYPIWTKLLPKVKEWRRQWLRRESR, encoded by the coding sequence ATGAATCTGCAGTTTTGTGAGTCAATCACGGGAAAGCAGCTGGACGAATTCACCCGTTCCAGCAGCTGTAATAATATATATCAGACCGAAGGCTGGGCCCAGGTGAAAAAGGAATGGTCTGCCAAGTATGTCGGCATGCGCCAGGATGGTGAATTATGCGGTGCAGCGATGATTCTGTTCCGCAGTCTGCCGATGGGCATGAAATTAGCTTATATTCCCCGCGGCCCGATTATGGATTACACCAATTTCGAACAGATGGAATTTTTCTTATCGTCCATTCGGAAGTTTTGTGCAAAACAAGGAGCCGTAGAATGTAAATTTGATCCGTATCTAATCATTGGCAGCTATGAGCTGGATCAAAAAGAAGCCGCCTGGAACGCCCGCAGTCCGATTCCTCAGCAGCTGGCGAAAGCCAGAGCTCATTTTGCGGGCTATACAAAGCTGCTGAGCGAAACCGTACAGCCGCGCTTTCAGCTCTGTTTTCCCTATCAGGAAAATTGGGAGACTGCCTTTCCGAAAAAGACCCGCGAAAAAATCCACAACAGTTTTGCCAAGGGCATCCAGATTGAAGTCTGGGGCATAGAACATGTTCATGAATTAGCGGAAATGATCGAATACACGGAACGGCGCAAGAATATTCACCTGCGCAATGAAGACTATTTCCGTACGATCATGGAAAACTTTGGCGATCAGTCCTGTATTCTCGCGGCTCATCTTCACTGTGATCACGCGCTGGCCCTGGTGGATCAAAAGCAGCAGGGTCTTCGGGATCATCTTCATGAGCTGGATGAAAAGGCGAACAAGAAACGCAAGCAGCTGGAAAAACAGATTGCGGATCTGGATGAGGAAAAAGCCAAGCTGCGCCAACAGGCTGAAGAAGATGGTTCCGACATTCTGGTCAGCGCTCTGCTTTTAGTGCATGACGGCACAACCTGTGAGCTGTTATATTCCGGTTTAAATGAAAAATACCGCCGTTATCTGGCCGCCTACGCGCTGCGCTTCCGCGGCATTCAATGGGCCTTTGAGCAAGGCTGCACACGATTTAACTTCGGCGGCGTGGAAGGCACACTGGACGATGGGTTATTTATCTTTAAATCATCCTTTGTTCCGAAAATCGACGTCTATCTTGGTGAATTCAGTCTGGCCTGCAAGCCGCTACTGTATCCGATCTGGACAAAGTTATTGCCAAAGGTCAAGGAGTGGCGCCGGCAATGGTTAAGGAGGGAATCCCGTTGA
- a CDS encoding lipid II:glycine glycyltransferase FemX — translation MICKPIPASQLDSFVRIHPYGHYMKTSMWAKLQKQDQPHFYGFYDQDELKGTAMILERKRLGIHYFYVPWGPCLDYSDSDLSEQCLRGLIQLAENAKVDFLRIDPNVLRMERDIKGNPIEGGENHEDVTALLKSLGFVHKGYGYAYNGSWVNRYTLIIDLSPSLEEIVKHFSKARQNSLRRHAVIGVSTRLGTVEDIPQLCEFERQLSQIQGFKPHTETFFQDLLEAFGEHAVLYVTEIDLDQMINGIQQEIDSGKYHKDPEALQSKLKEKEKAADLKARYGTKPAIAAGLFLRLGEQSWDLYTYNHKDFNFIKAVDNLHRFAVEDMKNHGVLHYDMCGFSGVTEKSDPHFGLYDYKRSFGSIYTERIGEFDYLRHPQRTARWKKADRFRRRVKRKLIALHYGKQEKQA, via the coding sequence ATGATCTGTAAACCTATCCCAGCTTCACAGCTGGACAGCTTTGTCCGTATTCATCCTTATGGACATTACATGAAGACCTCGATGTGGGCCAAGCTGCAGAAACAGGATCAGCCGCATTTTTACGGTTTCTATGATCAGGATGAACTGAAGGGAACAGCGATGATCCTGGAGCGGAAGCGGCTGGGGATTCATTACTTTTATGTTCCTTGGGGACCGTGTCTGGATTACAGCGATTCTGATCTGAGTGAACAGTGTCTGCGGGGCTTGATCCAACTGGCGGAAAATGCCAAAGTGGATTTTCTGCGGATCGATCCAAATGTACTCAGAATGGAACGGGATATCAAAGGCAATCCGATTGAAGGCGGAGAAAATCATGAGGATGTCACGGCCTTGCTGAAATCACTGGGCTTTGTGCATAAAGGCTACGGTTACGCCTATAACGGCAGCTGGGTCAACCGCTATACGTTGATCATCGACCTTTCCCCTTCACTTGAGGAAATCGTCAAACACTTCTCAAAAGCCCGGCAGAACAGTCTGCGCCGGCATGCGGTGATCGGTGTTTCAACCCGGCTTGGAACGGTGGAAGATATTCCGCAGTTATGTGAATTTGAACGGCAGCTTTCTCAAATTCAGGGCTTTAAGCCGCATACTGAAACTTTCTTTCAAGATCTTCTGGAGGCTTTCGGCGAACATGCCGTCCTGTATGTCACCGAAATTGATCTGGATCAGATGATCAACGGCATCCAGCAGGAAATTGACAGCGGCAAATATCATAAAGATCCCGAAGCGCTGCAGTCCAAGCTCAAAGAAAAAGAAAAAGCCGCGGACTTAAAAGCCCGGTACGGTACAAAACCGGCGATTGCGGCGGGCTTGTTCCTGCGGTTGGGCGAACAGTCGTGGGATCTCTATACCTACAATCATAAAGATTTCAATTTTATCAAAGCGGTGGATAACCTGCATCGCTTCGCAGTGGAAGATATGAAAAATCATGGCGTGCTGCACTATGATATGTGCGGTTTCTCCGGGGTCACCGAGAAATCCGATCCGCATTTCGGCCTTTACGATTACAAGCGTTCTTTCGGTTCGATTTATACCGAACGGATCGGCGAGTTCGATTATCTCCGGCATCCGCAGCGCACCGCCCGTTGGAAAAAAGCGGATCGTTTCCGCCGCCGGGTAAAGCGCAAACTCATCGCCCTGCATTATGGCAAACAGGAGAAGCAGGCATGA
- a CDS encoding sugar phosphate isomerase/epimerase family protein, whose protein sequence is MRPIGVTSVTFRELTAPEIIALAAQTGCAGMEWGSDVHVPAGQLDCAERIKAQCRQHQLAVFSYGSYYKLNQGLKPEVDFQAYLDSAVKLGAPLIRIWAGRTASAQADAAFFERAVAETQQCCDLAAQAGIEVGFEYHRKSLTDNSVSAVRLLNAVNRKNCRTYWQPNPEKSAEENLQELTDILPWLARVHVFSWNSDNSRLPLADQEKAWKCWLKIIPESVPLILEFVKDDQPAQFQADVHTLFNWC, encoded by the coding sequence ATGAGGCCGATCGGCGTGACCTCCGTCACCTTTCGTGAATTGACCGCGCCTGAAATCATCGCACTGGCAGCGCAAACGGGATGTGCGGGCATGGAATGGGGCAGCGATGTGCATGTTCCGGCAGGCCAGCTGGATTGTGCTGAACGGATCAAAGCTCAGTGCCGTCAACATCAGCTTGCGGTTTTCTCCTATGGCAGCTATTACAAGCTGAATCAAGGCTTGAAGCCGGAAGTCGATTTCCAGGCTTATCTGGACAGCGCCGTCAAATTAGGAGCCCCGCTGATCCGGATCTGGGCCGGACGAACAGCCTCGGCTCAGGCGGACGCCGCTTTCTTTGAGCGCGCCGTTGCCGAGACTCAGCAGTGCTGCGATCTGGCGGCTCAGGCTGGGATTGAGGTCGGGTTTGAATATCACCGCAAATCGCTGACGGACAACAGTGTTTCCGCTGTTCGTCTGCTTAACGCCGTGAATCGAAAAAATTGTCGAACCTACTGGCAGCCCAATCCAGAAAAGAGCGCCGAAGAAAATCTTCAGGAACTCACCGACATTCTGCCCTGGCTGGCAAGGGTTCATGTGTTCAGCTGGAACAGCGATAACTCACGCCTGCCGTTAGCGGATCAGGAAAAGGCATGGAAGTGCTGGCTGAAAATCATTCCTGAATCGGTTCCGCTGATCCTGGAATTTGTCAAAGACGATCAGCCAGCACAATTTCAGGCGGATGTCCATACCTTATTCAACTGGTGTTGA
- a CDS encoding SIS domain-containing protein: MSTLLETIQSTPIVLQKLIDNRAMNNQAAIECIQKNLPDFKEIILIGSGSSLNEAKTARGFVEKVTGRRTVAETSNDFLHNHTVFDTKNLYIFMSQSGTSQTTREAQLSLKKKGCVTIAISSETEKFLAAESMAYVNSMAKDEEYLCVTMGFSASLIALELLGLSIGEYLNTICAEQVMDYIADLKKAMNNYGEIIPRVETWFAQNGKVLMNADLFAVYGSDSLWGVALEGALKILEIPKLYAVGYELEDGMHGPTLSFNDRICLLILNDGGRENERAKALARFVKTEFHQGFLIGQAGLDDTDLIFETASDHFKNLEFACAVQTICWFMAVENGTDLTHGKGVGSSGKRYFSTHSDAKLS, encoded by the coding sequence ATGTCAACTTTATTGGAAACGATTCAGTCTACACCGATTGTACTGCAGAAATTAATTGATAACCGAGCAATGAATAATCAGGCAGCAATTGAATGTATTCAAAAAAATCTACCTGATTTCAAAGAGATTATCCTAATTGGATCAGGAAGTTCTTTAAATGAAGCGAAAACAGCTCGGGGTTTTGTGGAAAAGGTGACTGGTAGGCGGACCGTGGCTGAGACTTCAAATGATTTTCTGCATAACCACACGGTTTTTGATACAAAGAATCTATACATATTTATGTCTCAGTCAGGGACATCCCAAACAACGCGAGAAGCACAATTAAGTCTGAAGAAAAAAGGCTGTGTAACGATTGCCATTTCTTCAGAAACTGAGAAGTTTCTTGCCGCAGAATCCATGGCATATGTCAATTCTATGGCGAAAGACGAGGAATATCTATGTGTGACGATGGGGTTTAGCGCGAGCTTAATTGCACTTGAACTTCTGGGATTATCCATCGGGGAGTATTTAAATACAATTTGTGCTGAACAGGTTATGGATTATATTGCTGATCTAAAAAAAGCGATGAATAATTACGGCGAAATTATTCCGCGGGTAGAAACATGGTTTGCACAGAATGGAAAAGTACTGATGAACGCTGATTTATTTGCGGTATATGGCAGTGATTCCTTGTGGGGTGTGGCGCTGGAAGGTGCGCTGAAGATTTTGGAAATTCCGAAACTGTATGCTGTAGGCTATGAACTTGAAGATGGTATGCATGGACCAACGTTGAGCTTTAATGATCGGATTTGTTTGTTGATTCTGAATGATGGCGGACGGGAAAACGAACGCGCGAAGGCTCTGGCTCGATTTGTTAAAACTGAATTTCATCAGGGATTCCTGATTGGTCAAGCGGGATTGGATGATACGGATCTCATCTTTGAAACAGCGAGCGATCATTTTAAAAACCTGGAATTTGCCTGTGCTGTTCAAACAATTTGCTGGTTCATGGCGGTGGAAAACGGTACGGATTTAACCCATGGAAAAGGGGTTGGATCGAGCGGAAAACGATATTTCTCAACTCATTCCGATGCCAAGTTGAGTTAA
- a CDS encoding PTS system mannose/fructose/sorbose family transporter subunit IID, whose translation MINDKMKALPGDERKMLNQMAIRTLALSTSQNSETMQGFAYVYAMTPAIKRFYPDKEKRIEAYKRHFTIFNTTPTCGGFVTGLTASMEKEAAKNPEFDTTSINAVKTALMGPIAGVGDSIFWGSVRTIATGIGLGFAATGNVLGPILMILIHNGICFFPRYYGPYFGYIYGTSAVSDLSESGLLRKITKYATIVGMMTVGAMTCTMVKLPLALSVNLGGAVFSLQALFDGIIPNLVPLTLVLGVMQCLRKGIKSTTIIYAMLLLGIIGKYLGVF comes from the coding sequence ATGATTAATGATAAAATGAAGGCACTACCTGGCGATGAAAGAAAAATGTTAAATCAGATGGCAATTCGCACCTTAGCGCTAAGTACTAGCCAAAATTCAGAAACAATGCAGGGCTTTGCTTATGTCTATGCTATGACACCGGCCATTAAACGATTTTATCCCGATAAAGAAAAACGAATTGAAGCATACAAGCGTCATTTTACGATCTTTAATACAACCCCTACTTGTGGAGGATTTGTCACAGGCCTAACCGCTTCAATGGAGAAGGAAGCTGCTAAAAATCCAGAATTTGACACAACCAGCATCAATGCTGTAAAAACCGCTTTGATGGGACCGATTGCAGGTGTCGGTGACTCTATTTTCTGGGGTTCTGTCAGAACTATTGCTACCGGAATTGGTCTAGGCTTTGCTGCCACTGGAAATGTACTGGGTCCAATTCTAATGATTTTGATTCATAACGGAATTTGTTTCTTCCCACGCTATTATGGTCCATACTTTGGCTATATTTATGGAACCAGCGCGGTTAGCGATCTTTCGGAAAGCGGTTTGTTGAGAAAGATCACAAAATATGCAACGATAGTAGGAATGATGACCGTGGGAGCGATGACATGTACCATGGTTAAGTTGCCATTAGCGCTGAGTGTCAATTTGGGTGGAGCCGTGTTTAGTTTACAGGCGCTGTTTGATGGAATCATTCCAAATCTGGTTCCGTTAACTTTGGTTCTAGGCGTTATGCAGTGCCTTAGAAAAGGAATCAAATCGACAACGATTATTTACGCAATGTTGTTATTAGGCATTATTGGAAAATATTTGGGGGTGTTTTAA